From the genome of Paraburkholderia largidicola:
GTCGTCGCGCTGGGCATCACGCTCGCCGTGCTCGATAGCGCGATCGCCAACGTCGCGCTGCCGACCATCGCGCGGAACCTGCGCGCGAGCCCCGCAAGCTCGATCTGGGTCGTCAACGCGTATCAGCTATCGGTGACGATCTCGCTGTTGCCGCTGTCGTCGCTGGGCGATCGGATCGGCTACCGGCGCGTGTATATGGGTGGGCTGGTCTTGTTCACGGTCGCGTCGCTCGGCTGTGCGCTCGCCACATCCCTGCCGACGCTCGCGCTCGCCCGCGTGATCCAGGGCTTCGGCGCGGCGGGCATCATGAGCGTCAACACTGCGCTCGTGCGCATGATCTATCCGCCGACGCACCTCGGGCGCGGTGTCGCGATCAACGCGATGGTGGTGGCCGTTTCGTCCGCCGTCGGGCCGACGGTGGCCTCCGCCGTGCTCGCCGTCGCGGCGTGGCCGTGGCTCTTCGCGATCAACGTGCCGATCGGAATCGCCGCCATCGCGGTGGGCTGGCGCGCGCTGCCGCACAACGCAGGCCACCCGTCGCCGTACGATTATCCGAGCGCCGTGATGAACGCGTTCGTATTCGGGCTTCTGATTTTTGCCGTCGATGGCTTCGGTCACGGCGAGCGCTACGGCTTCGTCGCCGCCGAACTGATCGGCGCGATCGTGATCGGCTATTTCTTCGTGCGGCGTCAACTCACGCAGCCCGCGCCGCTGCTGCCCGTCGATCTCTTGCGCATTCCCATCTTCGCGTTATCGGTCGGTACGTCGGTGTGCTCGTTCTGCGCGCAAATGCTGGCGTTCGTGTCGCTGCCATTCCTGCTGCAAAACAATTTCGGCCTGTCACAGGTCGAGACGGGACTGCTGATGACGCCGTGGCCGCTCGTGATCGTCGGCGCGGCGCCGCTGTCGGGCGTGCTGTCGGACCGGATCTCGGCGGGCTGGCTGGGCGGCCTCGGGCTCGCGACGCTGGCGCTCGGCCTGTTGCTGCTCGCGACGCTCGGCGCGCACCCCACATCGTTCGATATCGTATGGCGCATGGCGCTGTGCGGCGCGGGCTTCGGCATTTTCCAGTCGCCGAACAACCGGACCATGCTATCGGCGGCGCCGCGCCACCGCAGCGGCGGAGCGAGCGGCATGCTCGGCACCGCGCGCCTGACGGGACAAACGCTCGGCTCGGCGCTGGTCGCGCTGATCTTCGGCATCGCGCCGCAGCACGGCCCCGTGCTCACGCTTTACGTGGCAGCGTGCTTCGCGGGCGCGGGCGCGCTCGTCAGCACGATGCGTGTCCGACACAGCGCGCCGACATCCGCGTGACGCCTACCTTCCAACGCCCCGCTTTCCGCCTATTCTTGTAGACGAAGCCTTCAGCCGCCGACGTCCGTCGCGACGTCCGGTGCGGGTTTCGCTCTGGCCTTTAACCTCGGCCTTTGAACGATAGGGGGCACCATGTCACTCATCGTCGCTGGACGTTTCACCACTTTCCCCGCCGCCGAAGACGCCGCCCAAACGCTCTTCGACAACGGCTTCCCCGGTGAAGACGTCACGCTGTTTTTCGTCAATCCGCGCGGCCAGCACGCGCGCCATCCGCTCGACGAACACGCTGCCGCCGCGCCCACGATCTCCTCCGCGCCACCGCCGACGCGCCCCCGTCATCACCGCGCGGTGACGATCGGCGCCGTCGCGGGTGCAGTGATCGGCGTCGCGGTGTTCACTGCGTTTTCGGCGTCGATGCCCGTCGTCGTGATTGCGGCGGGCGTCGGCGCGTATCTCGGGTTGGTGGTGGGCAAGATGGTCCATGCGCAGAGCGGCCCGCACGAACATCATGACGTCGTGCATCATGAGCTGCGCAATTCGGGCGTGCTCGTCGCGGTGCATGTGTGCCCGGAAAACCAGCTGGAAGCGGCGCGCATCCTGCGCGAAGCGGGCGGCGCCGATATCGAGCGCGCGACCGGCCAGTGGCAACGCGGAAGGTGGGCGGATTTCGATCCGCGTCAGACGCCCGTGCCGCTCACCGAGCTGAACCAGCAGCAGGCGTGACGGGCTCGATGGTTTGAAAGACGCCTGGCCGGAAACGAAAACGGCAGCCTGCAAAGGCTGCCGTTCGTGAAGCTGCGCGCCCCGCGAGGTTGAGCACGTTAGCTCAGACAGTCACGTCCGCGCGCTTGACGGCCTTCTCCGTCACCGACGAAGCCGTCGCGACATGCCGCAGATCGGCAAGGAACGTATCGCGCCATACCGACAGATTGTTCTCGCGCAGCGGCGCCATCATGTCCGCGTGACGCGCCTGACGCTCGGCGAGCGGCATCGACAGCGCGCGCTCCAACGCCTCGGCCATCTGCGACAGATCGAACGGATTGACGACCAGCGCGCCGGGCAACTGCTCGGCCGCGCCCGCAAATTGCGAGAGCACCAGCACGCCAGGATCGGCTGGGTCTTGTGACGCGACGTATTCCTTCGCGACGAGGTTCATCCCGTCGCGCAGCGGCGTCACATAACCCACTTGCGACTGTCGGAACAGCGCCATCAGCAGATTGCGTTCGTACTTGCGGTTCAGGTACTGGATAGGCGTCCAGTCCAGCTGCGCGAAGCGGCCATTGATACGCCCCGCCTCACCTTCCAGCGTCTGCCGGATGCGCTGGTACGTCTGTACGTCGGCGCGCGTCGGCGGCGCGATCTGCACGAGCGACACGCGGCCATGCCAGCCGGGCGCGCTCTGCAACAGACGCTCGAAAGCCTGGAAGCGCTCCACCAGCCCTTTCGAATAGTCCAGCCGGTCCACGCTCATGATCAGCTTGCGGCCGCGCATGCCGTCGCGCAGGCTACGCACCGGCTTGCGGTCGGTGAACTGCTCGGCGGCCTTGGCGATCGCGTCGGGATAGATACCAATCGGATACGCCGCCACTTTCAGGAAGCGGCCGTACGCGTGAATCATGTTCTCGTCGCTCGACGTGCCGTGCTTGCCGCGCTCGATGTAATCGACGAACGACTGCCGGTCCGCGTCCGTCTGGAAACCGACCACGTCGTAGCTGCACATGCACTTCACGAGCTCTTCGTGCGGCGGCACCGTACGCATCACCTCCGGCACGGGAAACGGAATGTGCAGGAAGAAGCCGATCGGATTCTTCACGCCCAGATCGCGCAGGCAGCGCGCGAACGGCAACAGGTGATAGTCATGAACCCAGATGATGTCATCGGGCTTGAGCAATTCCTTCAGCTGCTTCGCGAGCGTCACGTTCACTCGCAGATAGCCGGCATATT
Proteins encoded in this window:
- a CDS encoding glycine zipper domain-containing protein, which encodes MSLIVAGRFTTFPAAEDAAQTLFDNGFPGEDVTLFFVNPRGQHARHPLDEHAAAAPTISSAPPPTRPRHHRAVTIGAVAGAVIGVAVFTAFSASMPVVVIAAGVGAYLGLVVGKMVHAQSGPHEHHDVVHHELRNSGVLVAVHVCPENQLEAARILREAGGADIERATGQWQRGRWADFDPRQTPVPLTELNQQQA
- the otsA gene encoding alpha,alpha-trehalose-phosphate synthase (UDP-forming), whose translation is MSRLIVVSNRVAPTQEGRPAAGGLAIGVLDALKETGGVWFGWSGETVAESSPPVIEKQGNVTYATVGLTKRDYDQYYRGFSNATLWPTFHYRNDLSRYDRQEYAGYLRVNVTLAKQLKELLKPDDIIWVHDYHLLPFARCLRDLGVKNPIGFFLHIPFPVPEVMRTVPPHEELVKCMCSYDVVGFQTDADRQSFVDYIERGKHGTSSDENMIHAYGRFLKVAAYPIGIYPDAIAKAAEQFTDRKPVRSLRDGMRGRKLIMSVDRLDYSKGLVERFQAFERLLQSAPGWHGRVSLVQIAPPTRADVQTYQRIRQTLEGEAGRINGRFAQLDWTPIQYLNRKYERNLLMALFRQSQVGYVTPLRDGMNLVAKEYVASQDPADPGVLVLSQFAGAAEQLPGALVVNPFDLSQMAEALERALSMPLAERQARHADMMAPLRENNLSVWRDTFLADLRHVATASSVTEKAVKRADVTV
- a CDS encoding MFS transporter, whose protein sequence is MQASSSTDNRHPPGASNRAPPSPAAAPEPELGLPIPQRYWAILVVALGITLAVLDSAIANVALPTIARNLRASPASSIWVVNAYQLSVTISLLPLSSLGDRIGYRRVYMGGLVLFTVASLGCALATSLPTLALARVIQGFGAAGIMSVNTALVRMIYPPTHLGRGVAINAMVVAVSSAVGPTVASAVLAVAAWPWLFAINVPIGIAAIAVGWRALPHNAGHPSPYDYPSAVMNAFVFGLLIFAVDGFGHGERYGFVAAELIGAIVIGYFFVRRQLTQPAPLLPVDLLRIPIFALSVGTSVCSFCAQMLAFVSLPFLLQNNFGLSQVETGLLMTPWPLVIVGAAPLSGVLSDRISAGWLGGLGLATLALGLLLLATLGAHPTSFDIVWRMALCGAGFGIFQSPNNRTMLSAAPRHRSGGASGMLGTARLTGQTLGSALVALIFGIAPQHGPVLTLYVAACFAGAGALVSTMRVRHSAPTSA